In one window of Zingiber officinale cultivar Zhangliang chromosome 11A, Zo_v1.1, whole genome shotgun sequence DNA:
- the LOC122031411 gene encoding zinc finger MYM-type protein 5-like, translating to MSDTRKYLSGHDKRKKRKRVEEFIESQRGAIDRFIVKESKNSSLEDLVNEEKQENNDNELHEGLAIENDIEGDVNEIEDNESGDNLDFKNNYSESDNDAINEVNEEPSSSIPLDIFDPKNLENLDPKWKDQLVEKGPIRDVLTGKCPKDKLNRRFSSDFYTRILPNGQKHHRDWLVYSQALDKVFCFCCKLFKRGPQPSQLANEGYCDWGRLSSRLKEHETSIEHINYYVSWSELRIRLMKGTTIDHAIQDQIKKAKEHWRKVLHRLISLVKFLAKQNIAFRGSNEKLYDDNNGNFMAAVEMIVEWDSVMREHIERNTHHHYLSHKIQNELICLLASQIKSSILEIIKKKQVLFCNT from the coding sequence ATGTCTGATACTAGGAAGTATCTATCAGGACATGATAAgcggaaaaaaagaaaaagagttgAAGAATTTATTGAGTCTCAAAGAGGGGCAATTGACAGATTTATTGTAAAAGAATCGAAAAATTCATCACTAGAAGATTTGGTTaatgaagaaaaacaagaaaacaatgATAATGAATTACATGAAGGCTTAGCCATTGAAAATGATATAGAGGGAGATGTGAATGAGATTGAAGACAATGAAAGTGGTGATAACTtagactttaaaaataattattctgaAAGTGATAATGATGCTATTAATGAAGTGAATGAAGAACCAAGTTCATCAATTCCACTTGACATTTTTGATCCTAAAAATTTGGAGAATTTAGATCCCAAGTGGAAGGATCAATTAGTGGAAAAGGGTCCTATAAGAGATGTATTAACAGGGAAATGTCCCAAAGATAAATTAAATAGACGATTCTCTTCAGATTTCTATACTCGGATTTTGCCAAATGGTCAAAAGCACCATAGAGATTGGTTGGTCTACTCACAAGCACTTGATAAAGTATTTTGTTTTTGTTGCAAGTTGTTCAAAAGGGGGCCTCAACCAAGTCAACTAGCAAATGAGGGATACTGTGATTGGGGGCGTCTTAGTAGcagacttaaagaacatgagacaAGTATTGAGCATATCAATTATTATGTTAGTTGGTCTGAGTTGCGTatcaggttaatgaagggtacaaCAATTGATCATGCTATTCAAGATCAAATCAAGAAGGCAAAAGAGCATTGGAGGAAGGTATTACATCGATTAATTTCACTTGTGAAATTTTTGGCTAAACAAAATATAGCATTTCGTGGTAGTAATGAGAAACTTTATGATGATAACAATGGAAATTTTATGGCTGCTGTTGAGATGATTGTCGAGTGGGACTCGGTGATGAGGGAACATATTGAAAGAAATACACATCATCATTATCTTAGCCACAAAATTCAGAATGAATTGATATGCTTGTTAGCTTCTCAAAtaaagagttctattcttgaaatcattaaaaaaaagcaAGTTCTTTTCTGTAATACTTGA